From Argopecten irradians isolate NY chromosome 12, Ai_NY, whole genome shotgun sequence, one genomic window encodes:
- the LOC138336722 gene encoding nitrilase and fragile histidine triad fusion protein NitFhit-like gives MSLCLCIIRQSLSGVARQTAFSVKQTRSRILKANMSAETVSKPVATVKSKIGVIQLTCTADKQSNIESCKQFIQQAKDEDVQMVFLPEAADFIGESKQKSMEKAESMEGETISGYRKLAQDAGLWISIGGFHQQGHENYTDRVLNTHVVIDNQGEIRATYSKIHLFDLDLGDLRLCESDYTIPGNGITSPVSSPVGNIGLGICYDLRFPEMSIALTQQGADILTYPSAFTVKTGQAHWEVLLRSRAIENQCYVVAAAQTGKHNDKRASYGHTMVVDPWGKVVAECGEGPGLVVAEIDLAYIRKVRRDMPVWNHRRHDIYGTININKLHPVEHAQVYDFGGHPIQSSCVFYRSPACFCFVNIKPVVPAHVLVSTIRPVERFGDLSQAELSDLFSTVQKVARIVEEHYKATSLTVSVQDGPEAGQTVKHVHVHILPRRAGDFEQNDEIYEKLQHHDKDMETGIRSEADMAEEATQLRLYFT, from the exons ATGAGCCTGTGTCTGTGTATAATCAGACAGAGTTTGTCTGGTGTTGCTAGACAGACTGCATTTTCTGTAAAACAAACCCGGTCTAGGATATTGAAAGCCAACATGTCTGCTGAAACAGTCTCCAAACCAGTAGCCACAGTAAAATCTAAAATTGGAGTGATCCAGCTCACCTGTACTGCAGACAAACAGAGTAATATTGAAAGCTGTAAACAATTCATACAACAAGCCAAAGATGAAGATGTCCAG ATGGTGTTTTTACCCGAAGCTGCAGATTTTATTGGAGAGTCGAAACAGAAAAGTATGGAGAAGGCAGAGAGTATGGAAGGGGAGACAATCAGTGGTTACAGAAAACTTGCCCAAGATGCTGGTCTCTGGATTTCTATAGGAGGGTTTCATCAACAG GGGCATGAGAATTATACTGACCGTGTTCTGAACACTCATGTTGTCATTGATAACCAAGGAGAAATTAGGGCGACCTATAGTAAGATACATTTGTTCGACCTTGACCTTGGTGACCTTAGGCTTTGTGAGAGTGACTACACCATTCCTGGCAAtggaattacctcccctgtttCCAGCCCAGTTGGAAATATTGGACTAGGAATT TGCTATGATCTTAGATTTCCTGAGATGTCTATAGCCCTAACACAGCAAGGAGCTGATATCCTTACCTACCCTTCAGCTTTTACGGTGAAAACAGGACAAGCACATTGGGAG GTGTTGCTGCGGAGTCGGGCAATAGAGAACCAATGTTACGTAGTAGCCGCAGCACAAACAGGCAAGCACAATGATAAACGTGCGTCGTACGGCCATACCATG GTAGTGGATCCCTGGGGGAAAGTGGTGGCGGAGTGTGGTGAGGGTCCTGGACTTGTTGTAGCGGAGATAGACCTAGCGTATATACGTAAGGTCCGCAGAGATATGCCGGTCTGGAACCATCGCCGACACGACATTTACGGAACAATTAACATCAACAAACTCC ATCCCGTCGAACACGCACAAGTATACGATTTTGGCGGACATCCAATTCAAAGTTCGTGTGTCTTCTACCGCTCCCCTGCATGTTTCTGTTTTGTCAACATCAAACCAGTTGTACCTG CACATGTACTAGTATCTACCATAAGACCCGTGGAGAGGTTCGGAGACTTGTCACAAGCAGAGTTATCAGACTTGTTCTCGACTGTACAGAAGGTGGCGCGGATCGTCGAGGAGCATTATAAGGCGACATCCCTCACAGTTAGCGTTCAGGACGGTCCAGAGGCTGGCCAGACAgtcaaa CATGtccatgtacatatattacCAAGAAGAGCGGGCGACTTCGAGCAAAATGACGAAATATATGAAAAG CTACAACACCACGATAAAGACATGGAAACTGGTATACGAAGCGAAGCCGACATGGCTGAAGAAGCAACACAACTTCGGCTATATTTCACATGA